A genomic region of Microlunatus sagamiharensis contains the following coding sequences:
- a CDS encoding dihydroorotase, with product MTQDEGQGRDVLVLGADLAGGGPGDLLVRDGRFADPGDAHGDALRVDAQGLVALPGLVDLHTHLREPGREDAETVESGTRAAARGGYTAVLAMANTNPVTDTADAAEHLAALAARVGSAEVVPVGAVSKGLAGEELAELGLMARSTARTRVFSDDGHCVSDARLMRRALEYVRAFDGVVAQHAQDPGLAGRDACCDEGETSGRLGLPGWPAVAEAGIVARDVQLAELTGSRLHVCHVSTAETVDVLRWAKGRGVPVTAEVTPHHLLLTVDELLGYDPTYKVNPPLRSTEDVAALRGALTDGTIDAVGTDHAPHARHDKEHAFVDAAFGMLGLETALAVVVETMVRPGSLGWADVATRMSSVPAHIARLTGQGRPLAVGEPANLVLVDPGRRAVVDRDGSLSLSRNNPWHGRDLPDPVVATWWRGRRTFARS from the coding sequence GTGACGCAGGACGAGGGGCAGGGGCGCGACGTCCTCGTGCTCGGGGCCGACCTGGCCGGGGGTGGTCCTGGCGACCTCCTGGTCCGTGACGGACGGTTCGCGGACCCGGGCGACGCCCACGGCGACGCCCTCCGCGTCGACGCCCAGGGGCTCGTCGCGCTGCCGGGCCTGGTCGACCTGCACACGCACCTGCGCGAGCCGGGCCGCGAGGACGCGGAGACGGTCGAGTCCGGCACGCGCGCGGCCGCCCGCGGCGGCTACACCGCCGTCCTGGCCATGGCCAACACCAACCCCGTGACCGACACCGCCGACGCCGCCGAGCACCTCGCCGCGCTCGCCGCCCGGGTCGGCTCGGCCGAGGTCGTGCCCGTCGGGGCCGTCAGCAAGGGCCTGGCCGGCGAGGAGCTCGCCGAGCTCGGCCTGATGGCCCGCTCGACGGCGCGGACCCGGGTCTTCTCCGACGACGGGCACTGCGTATCCGACGCCCGGCTGATGCGCCGGGCGCTGGAGTACGTCCGCGCCTTCGACGGGGTCGTCGCCCAGCACGCGCAGGACCCCGGGCTCGCCGGCCGCGACGCCTGCTGCGACGAGGGCGAGACCTCCGGCCGGCTCGGCCTGCCGGGCTGGCCCGCGGTCGCCGAGGCCGGGATCGTGGCGCGCGACGTCCAGCTGGCCGAGCTGACCGGGTCCCGGCTGCACGTCTGCCACGTGTCCACCGCCGAGACCGTCGACGTGCTGCGCTGGGCCAAGGGCCGCGGCGTCCCCGTCACCGCCGAGGTGACGCCGCACCACCTGCTGCTCACCGTCGACGAGCTGCTCGGCTACGACCCGACGTACAAGGTCAACCCGCCGCTGCGCAGCACCGAGGACGTCGCCGCGCTACGCGGCGCGCTGACCGACGGGACCATCGACGCGGTCGGGACCGACCACGCGCCGCACGCCCGCCACGACAAGGAGCACGCCTTCGTCGACGCCGCCTTCGGCATGCTCGGGCTCGAGACCGCGCTCGCCGTGGTCGTGGAGACGATGGTCCGGCCGGGTTCGCTCGGCTGGGCCGACGTCGCGACCCGGATGTCGTCGGTGCCGGCGCACATCGCCCGGCTGACCGGGCAGGGCCGTCCGCTCGCCGTCGGCGAGCCCGCGAACCTCGTCCTCGTCGACCCCGGGCGCCGCGCGGTCGTGGACCGTGACGGTTCGCTGTCGCTGTC
- a CDS encoding aspartate carbamoyltransferase catalytic subunit, translating to MRHLLSAADLEAAEVAEILDLAEQMALVQSRPVKKLPALRGRTVVNLFFEDSTRTRSSFELAGKWLSADVINISAKGSSASKGESLRDTVLTVASMGIDAMVVRHMASGAPLQVARWFAAQGLGVHVVNAGDGTHEHPTQALLDAFTLRRHFRAQDPGRSDALAGRRVAVVGDITHSRVARSNVLLLTTLGAEVVLVAPPTLLPSGVGTWPVEVSHDLDAVLPDVDAVMMLRVQRERMSGGYFPTPREYTVGYGLTRTRLGLLRPGTPICHPGPMNRGLEISADAADSAGSLVLDQVAAGVAVRMSVLYQLLGGQDDAGDTTGAVR from the coding sequence ATGCGCCACCTGCTGTCCGCCGCCGACCTCGAGGCGGCCGAGGTCGCTGAGATCCTCGACCTCGCCGAGCAGATGGCGCTCGTCCAGAGCCGCCCGGTGAAGAAGCTGCCGGCGCTGCGCGGCCGCACCGTGGTCAACCTGTTCTTCGAGGACTCGACGCGCACCCGCAGCTCCTTCGAGCTGGCCGGCAAGTGGCTCTCCGCCGACGTGATCAACATCAGCGCCAAGGGCTCGTCGGCCTCCAAGGGCGAGTCCCTGCGCGACACGGTGCTGACCGTCGCCTCGATGGGCATCGACGCCATGGTCGTGCGGCACATGGCCAGCGGCGCCCCGCTGCAGGTGGCGCGCTGGTTCGCCGCGCAGGGCCTCGGGGTGCACGTCGTCAACGCCGGCGACGGCACCCACGAGCACCCGACGCAGGCGCTGCTCGACGCCTTCACCCTGCGGCGGCACTTCCGCGCCCAGGACCCCGGCCGGTCCGACGCGCTGGCCGGTCGGCGGGTCGCGGTGGTCGGCGACATCACGCACTCCCGCGTCGCGCGCAGCAACGTCCTCCTGCTGACCACGCTCGGGGCGGAGGTCGTGCTCGTCGCCCCGCCGACGCTGCTGCCGTCGGGCGTGGGCACCTGGCCGGTGGAGGTCAGCCACGACCTGGACGCGGTGCTGCCCGACGTCGACGCCGTGATGATGCTGCGCGTCCAGCGCGAGCGGATGTCGGGCGGCTACTTCCCCACCCCACGGGAGTACACGGTCGGCTACGGGCTGACGCGCACGCGCCTGGGGCTGCTGCGCCCCGGGACGCCGATCTGCCACCCGGGCCCGATGAACCGCGGCCTGGAGATCTCGGCCGACGCGGCCGACTCGGCGGGTTCGCTGGTCCTCGACCAGGTCGCGGCCGGCGTGGCGGTGCGGATGAGCGTGCTCTACCAGCTGCTCGGCGGGCAGGACGACGCCGGCGACACGACAGGAGCGGTGCGGTGA
- the pyrR gene encoding bifunctional pyr operon transcriptional regulator/uracil phosphoribosyltransferase PyrR, whose translation MTEPDDPRATSRTVLDVEQITRACARMAHEVLEANRGAAGLVLLGIQTRGVPLARRLGRAIAEAEPGLERPVPVGSLDVTMYRDDLRRQPTRAVGRTEVPVPVDGAVVVLVDDVLFSGRTVRAALDALGDLGRPRAVRLAVLVDRGHRELPIRADHVGKNLPTRSGERVSVRLEEVDGTSEVTISAPAGLPEAGPEDAYAEPGSPDTTGSTEGDED comes from the coding sequence CTGACGGAGCCCGACGACCCCCGTGCGACGAGCCGTACGGTCCTCGACGTCGAGCAGATCACCAGGGCCTGCGCGCGCATGGCCCACGAGGTGCTCGAGGCCAACCGCGGCGCGGCCGGGCTGGTGCTGCTGGGGATCCAGACCCGCGGCGTGCCGCTCGCCCGGCGCCTCGGCCGGGCCATCGCCGAGGCCGAGCCGGGCCTCGAGCGCCCGGTGCCGGTGGGTTCGCTGGACGTGACCATGTACCGCGACGACCTGCGCCGCCAGCCCACCCGGGCGGTCGGGCGCACCGAGGTGCCGGTCCCGGTCGACGGCGCCGTGGTCGTGCTCGTCGACGACGTGCTCTTCTCCGGCCGCACGGTCCGCGCGGCGCTGGACGCCCTGGGCGACCTCGGCCGTCCCCGCGCCGTACGACTGGCGGTCCTGGTCGACCGCGGGCACCGCGAGCTCCCGATCCGCGCCGACCACGTGGGCAAGAACCTGCCGACGCGCTCGGGCGAGCGGGTGTCCGTGCGCCTGGAGGAGGTCGACGGCACCAGCGAGGTGACGATCTCGGCCCCGGCCGGGCTGCCCGAGGCCGGCCCCGAGGACGCGTACGCCGAGCCGGGCTCCCCGGACACGACCGGCTCCACGGAAGGGGACGAGGACTGA
- a CDS encoding DUF5130 family protein has translation MPVPAGDELTPDADRRLRRAVEIAEDASGLRFSLYVGPAEEDARAFALQVHGSLEDPSETVLVLCDPDLRVLEVVTGPGAKRALSDRDCALAAASMRSSFVAGDIVGGLSHGITQMGEAARRPQTLHARTDDD, from the coding sequence GTGCCAGTGCCCGCTGGTGACGAGCTCACCCCGGACGCCGACCGCCGGCTCCGGCGGGCGGTCGAGATCGCCGAGGACGCGTCCGGGCTGCGCTTCTCCCTCTACGTCGGGCCGGCGGAGGAGGACGCCCGGGCGTTCGCGCTGCAGGTGCACGGCTCCCTGGAGGACCCGTCCGAGACGGTCCTCGTCCTCTGCGACCCCGACCTCCGGGTCCTCGAGGTGGTGACCGGCCCGGGCGCCAAGCGGGCGCTCTCCGACCGCGACTGCGCGCTGGCGGCCGCGTCGATGCGCTCGTCCTTCGTGGCCGGCGACATCGTCGGCGGCCTCTCGCACGGCATCACCCAGATGGGGGAGGCGGCCCGTCGGCCGCAGACCCTGCACGCCCGCACCGACGACGACTAG
- a CDS encoding DNA-3-methyladenine glycosylase family protein produces the protein MAPSAGTDRSQPVAYRTLATTTPFDGATLFAFLRRFAVPGVEAHTEVDGVCTLARSMRLAHGPGLVRVRWDGSVLGFAFSGDPADEEDAERRTRRLVDADAAVAEIGARLGADEHLAPDVASSPGLRLPGATDVAEAAVQALVSQQISMAAAARCSAKLTEAYGERLEAPDASGVAWLFPTTNALAAADPETLPMPRARGRALVGLAAALASGSLVLDPERGWPELRRSLIALPGIGPWTADVVGLRALGERDVLLGTDLAVRRQLEARGITTTEAWSPFRSYATVHLWRPYV, from the coding sequence GTGGCACCCTCCGCCGGCACGGACCGCTCGCAGCCGGTCGCGTACCGCACCCTCGCGACGACGACACCCTTCGACGGCGCGACGCTCTTCGCCTTCCTGCGCCGCTTCGCGGTCCCGGGGGTCGAGGCGCACACCGAGGTCGACGGGGTCTGCACGCTGGCCCGCTCGATGCGGCTCGCGCACGGCCCCGGCCTGGTGCGGGTGCGCTGGGACGGTTCGGTGCTCGGCTTCGCCTTCTCGGGCGACCCGGCGGACGAGGAGGACGCCGAGCGCCGGACCCGTCGTCTCGTCGACGCCGACGCCGCGGTCGCGGAGATCGGGGCGCGGCTCGGCGCTGACGAGCACCTGGCGCCCGACGTGGCGAGCAGCCCCGGGCTGCGCCTGCCCGGGGCGACGGACGTGGCCGAGGCCGCGGTCCAGGCGCTGGTCAGCCAGCAGATCTCGATGGCCGCGGCCGCCCGCTGCTCGGCCAAGCTGACCGAGGCGTACGGGGAGCGGCTCGAGGCACCGGACGCCTCCGGCGTCGCGTGGCTCTTCCCCACGACGAACGCGCTGGCCGCGGCCGACCCCGAGACGCTCCCGATGCCCCGGGCCCGGGGCCGCGCCCTGGTCGGGCTGGCCGCGGCCCTGGCCTCGGGGTCGCTGGTCCTGGACCCGGAGCGCGGCTGGCCGGAGCTGCGCCGGTCGCTGATCGCGCTGCCGGGCATCGGCCCGTGGACGGCGGACGTCGTCGGGCTGCGGGCGCTCGGCGAGCGCGACGTCCTGCTCGGCACCGACCTCGCGGTGCGCCGCCAGCTCGAGGCCCGCGGGATCACGACGACGGAGGCCTGGTCACCGTTCCGCAGCTACGCGACCGTGCACCTGTGGCGGCCCTACGTCTGA
- the pepN gene encoding aminopeptidase N → MFPDNLTRAEAQARSALIGTDTYAVHVDLSGREVEDATRLFTSTTTIRLTAREAGSLHVDLIADHVRSASLDGVALDPARFVDSRLPFDVTPGEHELVVDAVVRYSRSGDGLHRFVDPADGAVCLYTQFEPADARRVFACFEQPDLKARFSFSVLAPSSWTVVSGGAVVSQTPDADDADLTLTTFAETKPVSTYLTSLLAGDYAVVEGQLTSTAGPVAANIICRRSLVDSLDPEAILEVTQGGFDVFEASFGLAYPFGKYDQAFVPEYNAGAMENVGLVTFRDEYVFRSRVTQASRDYRREVILHELAHMWFGDLVTMRWWDDLWLKESFATWCSNFAAEAITGDPATSWATFSAGSKTGAIRADQLPSTHPISADIVDLEAVSTNFDQITYGKGASVLAQLVAFVGRDAFLSGARDYFAEHAYGNTSLADLLRALEPPSGRDLTAWSKAWLETAGVNTIALEVETDEAGTVTALDVVQTAPPEHDTLRPHRLAVGAYGLVDGRLTRTDRVELDVQGSRTPVPDLVGRPLPALLLPNDGDLTFAKVRLDERSRGAAVEHLPEVGDPLARAVVWASLWDSCRDAELPARDYVDVVLRTAAVETVPTQLRLVLAQAALAANSYTGLGERAEVQGRLEAGLFALLKAAGAGSDEQLAFTRSFAAAANPGWGSDVVAGWLEGRDVPEGLVVDRDLRWLLVGQLARLGRLDGAAIDAEQARDNSNTGAELAAGARAARPTPEAKAEAWRLACESDEVTNSVQSAICASFVQRGQDEVLAPYVERYLAMVEEASALGGVWQSKGAVLRTSAVRGLFPLPADREGFLARLDAWLGEVDLSASVSRIVRERRDDSLRSLRCQQAAGRP, encoded by the coding sequence ATGTTCCCCGACAACCTGACCAGGGCCGAGGCGCAGGCGCGCTCGGCGCTCATCGGCACCGACACGTACGCGGTGCACGTCGACCTCTCCGGTCGCGAGGTCGAGGACGCCACCCGGCTCTTCACGAGCACCACGACGATCCGCCTGACCGCCCGCGAGGCGGGTTCGCTGCACGTCGACCTGATCGCCGACCACGTGCGCTCGGCCTCCCTCGACGGCGTCGCCCTCGACCCGGCCAGGTTCGTGGACTCGCGGCTGCCCTTCGACGTCACCCCTGGCGAGCACGAGCTGGTCGTGGACGCGGTCGTGCGCTACAGCCGCAGCGGCGACGGGCTGCACCGCTTCGTCGACCCGGCGGACGGCGCGGTCTGCCTCTACACCCAGTTCGAGCCGGCCGACGCCCGCCGGGTCTTCGCCTGCTTCGAGCAGCCCGACCTCAAGGCGCGGTTCTCCTTCTCGGTGCTGGCACCGTCGTCGTGGACCGTCGTCTCCGGCGGGGCGGTCGTGTCCCAGACGCCCGACGCGGACGACGCCGACCTCACGCTCACCACGTTCGCCGAGACCAAGCCGGTCTCGACCTACCTCACCTCGCTGCTGGCGGGCGACTACGCCGTCGTCGAGGGCCAGCTCACCAGCACGGCCGGGCCGGTCGCGGCGAACATCATCTGCCGCCGCTCGCTCGTCGACAGCCTCGACCCCGAGGCGATCCTCGAGGTCACCCAGGGCGGCTTCGACGTCTTCGAGGCCAGCTTCGGGCTGGCCTACCCCTTCGGCAAGTACGACCAGGCCTTCGTGCCGGAGTACAACGCGGGCGCGATGGAGAACGTCGGGCTCGTCACCTTCCGCGACGAGTACGTCTTCCGCAGCCGGGTCACGCAGGCCTCCCGCGACTACCGGCGCGAGGTGATCCTGCACGAGCTCGCGCACATGTGGTTCGGCGACCTGGTGACCATGCGCTGGTGGGACGACCTGTGGCTGAAGGAGTCCTTCGCCACCTGGTGCTCCAACTTCGCCGCCGAGGCGATCACCGGCGACCCGGCGACCAGCTGGGCGACGTTCAGCGCGGGCTCCAAGACCGGCGCGATCCGGGCCGACCAGCTGCCCTCCACGCACCCGATCTCCGCCGACATCGTCGACCTCGAGGCGGTCAGCACGAACTTCGACCAGATCACCTACGGCAAGGGCGCCTCCGTGCTCGCCCAGCTCGTGGCCTTCGTCGGGCGGGACGCGTTCCTCTCCGGCGCCCGCGACTACTTCGCCGAGCACGCGTACGGCAACACGAGCCTGGCCGACCTGCTGCGGGCGCTCGAGCCGCCCTCGGGACGCGACCTCACCGCGTGGAGCAAGGCGTGGCTGGAGACCGCGGGCGTCAACACCATCGCGCTCGAGGTCGAGACCGACGAGGCGGGCACGGTCACCGCCCTCGACGTCGTGCAGACGGCTCCGCCGGAGCACGACACGCTGCGCCCGCACCGTCTCGCCGTCGGCGCGTACGGCCTCGTGGACGGCCGGCTCACGCGGACCGACCGGGTCGAGCTCGACGTCCAGGGCAGCCGCACGCCGGTGCCGGACCTGGTCGGGCGCCCCCTCCCCGCGCTCCTGCTGCCCAACGACGGGGACCTCACCTTCGCCAAGGTCCGCCTGGACGAGCGCTCCCGCGGTGCGGCGGTCGAGCACCTGCCGGAGGTCGGCGACCCGCTCGCGCGGGCCGTCGTGTGGGCGTCCCTGTGGGACTCCTGCCGCGACGCCGAGCTGCCGGCACGCGACTACGTCGACGTGGTGCTGCGGACCGCGGCCGTCGAGACGGTCCCGACCCAGCTGCGGCTGGTCCTCGCCCAGGCCGCGCTCGCCGCGAACTCCTACACCGGGCTGGGCGAGCGCGCCGAGGTGCAGGGCCGCCTCGAGGCGGGGCTGTTCGCTCTCCTGAAGGCGGCCGGGGCGGGCTCGGACGAGCAGCTCGCCTTCACCCGCTCCTTCGCCGCGGCGGCCAACCCGGGCTGGGGCTCCGACGTCGTCGCCGGGTGGCTCGAGGGTCGCGACGTGCCCGAGGGGCTCGTCGTCGACCGTGACCTCCGCTGGCTGCTGGTCGGCCAGCTGGCCCGGCTCGGGCGGCTCGACGGCGCGGCCATCGACGCCGAGCAGGCCCGCGACAACTCCAACACCGGCGCCGAGCTGGCCGCGGGCGCCCGGGCCGCCCGACCGACGCCCGAGGCCAAGGCCGAGGCGTGGCGCCTGGCCTGCGAGAGCGACGAGGTCACCAACAGCGTCCAGTCCGCGATCTGCGCGTCCTTCGTGCAGCGCGGCCAGGACGAGGTGCTCGCGCCCTACGTCGAGCGCTACCTGGCGATGGTCGAGGAGGCCTCCGCGCTCGGCGGGGTCTGGCAGAGCAAGGGCGCGGTGCTGCGGACGAGTGCGGTCCGCGGCCTCTTCCCCCTGCCCGCCGACCGGGAGGGCTTCCTGGCCCGCCTCGACGCGTGGCTGGGCGAGGTCGACCTGTCGGCCTCGGTCAGCCGGATCGTGCGCGAGCGGCGCGACGACTCCCTGCGCTCGCTCCGCTGCCAGCAGGCGGCGGGGCGCCCGTAG
- a CDS encoding mycothiol-dependent nitroreductase Rv2466c family protein — protein MAKPTKQKSKQTDARTEIEALGKQTRKAFDALVAEVRQLGEEVRARTADATSQVAGRVAGQAGDQAVQTVDFWFDPICPWAWMTSRWMLEVEQVRPVKTVFHVMSLSVLNAGRDLPDGYREMLDLGWAPVRVAIAVEERYGQEQLRAFYTAVGTRIHNQQQGFGRDTLEAALREVGLPAELADAGDVGDNDEALRASHHQGMDPVGQDVGTPVIHVGDVAFFGPVMSPAPKGEEAGRVYDGVLALASYPGFFELKRTRTVDPIFD, from the coding sequence ATGGCGAAGCCGACCAAGCAGAAGAGCAAGCAGACGGACGCCAGGACCGAGATCGAGGCCCTGGGCAAGCAGACCCGCAAGGCGTTCGACGCCCTCGTCGCCGAGGTGCGCCAGCTGGGCGAGGAGGTGCGGGCGCGCACCGCCGACGCGACCAGCCAGGTGGCGGGCCGGGTCGCCGGCCAGGCGGGGGACCAGGCGGTGCAGACCGTCGACTTCTGGTTCGACCCGATCTGCCCGTGGGCGTGGATGACCTCGCGCTGGATGCTCGAGGTCGAGCAGGTCCGCCCCGTGAAGACGGTCTTCCACGTGATGAGCCTCTCGGTGCTCAACGCCGGGCGTGACCTGCCCGACGGCTACCGCGAGATGCTCGACCTCGGCTGGGCCCCCGTCCGCGTCGCGATCGCCGTGGAGGAGCGGTACGGCCAGGAGCAGCTGCGCGCCTTCTACACCGCCGTCGGCACCCGGATCCACAACCAGCAGCAGGGCTTCGGCCGCGACACCCTCGAGGCCGCGCTGCGCGAGGTCGGACTGCCCGCCGAGCTCGCCGACGCCGGCGACGTCGGCGACAACGACGAGGCCCTGCGCGCCTCGCACCACCAGGGCATGGACCCGGTCGGCCAGGACGTCGGCACGCCGGTCATCCACGTCGGCGACGTCGCCTTCTTCGGCCCTGTCATGTCGCCCGCGCCCAAGGGCGAGGAGGCCGGCCGCGTGTACGACGGCGTGCTCGCGCTCGCCTCGTACCCGGGCTTCTTCGAGCTCAAGCGCACCCGCACGGTCGACCCGATCTTCGACTGA
- a CDS encoding YcaO-like family protein, whose translation MLEQGASDAVTAYGEVLGRGGQVVDFDISALDHLGVPVTSCSLIVDGRLAMNGNGYGLTSEDARLSGLGELAEGVLAGDHVRSLHARAVRGSFEELVRREGVDRVADPATLCLPAGSPWTPATPITWVPVVRVRTGEEVWAPLDLVASDPAERDDAGSPALVTPVTNGLGAGLDAERPVRHGILEILQRHTNGLRFRALDLRSPEIDPSGLDPDGEVAALAARFAAEGVEAVFKHAATSFGACSTYVMGVDHDDSSPIRLTACGEAAEESVERSLLKALLEHANSRARKAFCFGDRAAARAVADPDYWAAVERGGATGEPRAVSAMRAWHDLGAQRLRELTAPDRSRTVGRDAIEVPAGDAADGTLTGLLATLAGHDVLAATTRVGEVHVAKVLVGGLEVETMSYGRIGEAGVADLLTTDLGLVRLGDGPTESHPDRVVLTAKAEERLGGPAWFSYAAAERVVGPLYPLYREPPRHLVEV comes from the coding sequence GTGCTCGAGCAGGGTGCGTCCGACGCGGTGACGGCGTACGGGGAGGTGCTGGGCCGCGGCGGCCAGGTCGTCGACTTCGACATCTCCGCCCTCGACCACCTCGGCGTCCCGGTGACGAGCTGCTCGCTGATCGTCGACGGCCGGCTCGCCATGAACGGCAACGGCTACGGGCTGACGAGCGAGGACGCCCGGCTCAGTGGGCTCGGCGAGCTCGCCGAGGGCGTCCTGGCGGGTGACCACGTGCGGAGCCTGCACGCCCGGGCCGTCCGCGGGTCGTTCGAGGAGCTCGTCCGGCGCGAGGGCGTCGACCGGGTCGCCGACCCGGCGACGCTCTGCCTGCCCGCCGGCTCGCCGTGGACGCCCGCGACGCCGATCACCTGGGTGCCGGTCGTCCGCGTGCGGACCGGGGAGGAGGTCTGGGCCCCGCTCGACCTCGTCGCCAGCGACCCGGCCGAGCGCGACGACGCCGGCTCCCCCGCCCTGGTCACGCCGGTGACGAACGGGCTCGGCGCGGGCCTCGACGCGGAGCGCCCCGTCCGCCACGGGATCCTCGAGATCCTGCAGCGCCACACGAACGGGCTGCGGTTCCGGGCGCTGGACCTCCGCTCGCCCGAGATCGACCCGAGCGGGCTCGACCCGGACGGCGAGGTGGCGGCGCTGGCCGCGCGCTTCGCGGCCGAGGGCGTCGAGGCGGTCTTCAAGCACGCCGCGACGTCCTTCGGCGCCTGCTCGACCTACGTCATGGGCGTCGACCACGACGACTCCTCGCCGATCCGCCTCACCGCCTGCGGCGAGGCGGCCGAGGAGTCGGTCGAGCGCAGCCTGCTCAAGGCCCTGCTCGAGCACGCGAACTCGCGCGCCCGCAAGGCGTTCTGCTTCGGCGACCGGGCGGCCGCGAGGGCCGTCGCCGACCCCGACTACTGGGCCGCGGTCGAGCGCGGCGGGGCGACCGGCGAGCCCCGGGCCGTCAGCGCCATGCGGGCGTGGCACGACCTGGGCGCACAGCGGCTGCGCGAGCTGACCGCGCCCGACCGCTCACGCACGGTCGGCCGGGACGCGATCGAGGTGCCGGCCGGCGACGCCGCCGACGGGACCCTCACCGGCCTGCTCGCGACCCTGGCCGGCCACGACGTCCTCGCGGCGACCACGCGGGTGGGTGAGGTGCACGTGGCCAAGGTCCTCGTGGGCGGCCTCGAGGTCGAGACGATGTCCTACGGCCGAATCGGCGAGGCCGGCGTCGCCGACCTCCTCACCACCGACCTGGGGCTGGTCCGCCTGGGCGACGGACCGACCGAGAGCCACCCGGACCGCGTCGTCCTCACGGCCAAGGCCGAGGAGCGGCTCGGCGGTCCCGCCTGGTTCTCCTACGCGGCGGCCGAGCGCGTGGTCGGGCCGCTCTACCCCCTCTACCGCGAGCCCCCGCGCCACCTCGTCGAGGTGTAG
- a CDS encoding polysaccharide deacetylase family protein yields the protein MQHGDVSHAGDGARLRDLILAQTHRGAGVPVLLRTAPAGPEEAEPYGAAAYQVQVDLAARMLDGEDLGTPEPGSLAARLLERPLLALNFHRIRGRNQEVVREQLRRAAALGSSFDLDAPEQQVGEVRVLVGFYDGFARTAEFAAELSRSLGLRAVFLPIFHAPTSGRLLTDAQLGEIATAHEVGVHTTRHVAAAEVDEATVGPEVVEPFRRIERATGRAPRIAAWRGGTRFDGSLLGNRTLVELGVTHLVSNWSVERI from the coding sequence GTGCAGCACGGCGACGTCAGCCACGCGGGCGACGGCGCCCGCCTGCGCGACCTGATCCTCGCGCAGACCCACCGCGGCGCCGGCGTCCCGGTGCTGCTGCGCACCGCGCCGGCCGGTCCCGAGGAGGCCGAGCCGTACGGCGCCGCGGCCTACCAGGTGCAGGTCGACCTGGCGGCCCGGATGCTCGACGGAGAGGACCTCGGTACGCCGGAGCCGGGCAGCCTGGCGGCGCGGCTGCTCGAGCGGCCGCTGCTGGCCCTGAACTTCCACCGGATCCGCGGGCGCAACCAGGAGGTCGTGCGCGAGCAGCTGCGCCGCGCCGCCGCCCTGGGCTCGAGCTTCGACCTGGACGCGCCCGAGCAGCAGGTCGGCGAGGTCCGCGTGCTCGTCGGCTTCTACGACGGCTTCGCCCGGACCGCGGAGTTCGCCGCCGAGCTGTCGCGCTCGCTCGGGCTGCGGGCTGTGTTCCTGCCGATCTTCCACGCGCCCACGTCGGGCCGCCTGCTCACCGACGCCCAGCTCGGCGAGATCGCGACCGCCCACGAGGTCGGGGTGCACACCACCCGCCACGTCGCGGCGGCCGAGGTCGACGAGGCGACCGTCGGACCCGAGGTGGTGGAACCCTTCCGCCGCATCGAGCGGGCCACGGGCCGGGCCCCGCGCATCGCCGCGTGGCGTGGCGGGACGCGCTTCGACGGCTCGCTGCTGGGCAACCGGACGCTGGTCGAGCTCGGCGTGACCCACCTCGTCTCGAACTGGTCGGTTGAGAGGATCTGA
- a CDS encoding ribose-5-phosphate isomerase has protein sequence MRVHIGSDHAGFELKGHLVEALRGDGHEVVDHGPVEYDAEDDYPIFCIPTAEAVVKDPGSLGIVIGGSGNGEQIAANKVQGVRSALVYDQDTASLGRQHNDANVMGIGARMHSEEEAVALARTFLSTPFSGEERHARRIALLARYEVMSRAAQQDDQDGTADEGV, from the coding sequence ATGCGCGTTCACATCGGCAGCGACCACGCGGGCTTCGAGCTGAAGGGGCACCTGGTCGAGGCGCTGCGGGGCGACGGCCACGAGGTCGTCGACCACGGCCCGGTCGAGTACGACGCCGAGGACGACTACCCGATCTTCTGCATCCCCACGGCCGAGGCCGTCGTCAAGGACCCGGGCTCGCTCGGCATCGTCATCGGCGGCTCGGGCAACGGCGAGCAGATCGCGGCGAACAAGGTCCAGGGGGTGCGCTCCGCGCTGGTCTACGACCAGGACACGGCCTCGCTCGGCCGCCAGCACAACGACGCCAACGTCATGGGCATCGGTGCCCGCATGCACAGCGAGGAGGAGGCCGTCGCGCTGGCGCGCACCTTCCTCTCGACGCCGTTCAGCGGTGAGGAGCGGCACGCGCGCCGCATCGCGCTGCTGGCCCGCTACGAGGTGATGAGCCGGGCCGCCCAGCAGGACGACCAGGACGGCACCGCGGACGAGGGCGTCTAG